From the Francisella frigiditurris genome, one window contains:
- the rnhA gene encoding ribonuclease HI translates to MSENCVIAYTDGACKGNPGVGGWGALLMYKGNVKELYGAEKETTNNRMELLAAINTLKTLKRRCDITIYTDSKYLQNGILEWMPNWIKNNWKTKANKPVKNKDLWEELSNLVNLHNVKWSWVKGHSGDAGNERADALANKAIEKLLK, encoded by the coding sequence ATGAGTGAGAATTGCGTTATAGCTTATACAGATGGAGCATGTAAAGGAAATCCTGGCGTAGGAGGCTGGGGAGCTTTGCTTATGTATAAAGGTAATGTAAAAGAGTTGTATGGTGCAGAGAAAGAAACTACTAATAATAGAATGGAACTTCTAGCAGCTATTAACACATTGAAAACATTAAAAAGAAGATGTGATATAACAATATATACAGATTCAAAATATTTACAGAATGGTATTTTAGAATGGATGCCTAACTGGATAAAAAATAATTGGAAAACCAAAGCTAATAAACCTGTAAAAAATAAAGATCTATGGGAAGAGCTAAGTAATTTAGTTAATTTACATAATGTGAAATGGTCCTGGGTTAAAGGACACAGTGGTGATGCTGGTAATGAAAGAGCAGATGCTTTAGCAAATAAAGCAATTGAAAAATTATTAAAATAG
- the secD gene encoding protein translocase subunit SecD → MAKHKTLPVNQFPLWKNLLIVFILALSLFYALPNVFGKNPALQVSEKDSNVTEQTLSKVEDILKKDKIVYEKTYIADNESNISIVFNNVDDQLSAKKALKDELGANYVIAMNMLSNSPAWLTALGASPMNLGLDLRGGIYLMLEADTQSAVNAQLDNSLNIVLNYLKEKNISVSNSKKAEEKGNAVDVPKSYTQNGYFSVTLANNNDAQSLVDYLKNDYKKNQDYQIAYMVKGKTVYVTFDSAKILQLQQDAISQVVTVMRNRVNALGVSEASVAQAGQNRVVIEIPGLQDATQAKQILGGTSTANFYLVQPVTNRLATEEQGYKVYELDNDSRGYKSYYSLKGLPVAGGADIINANPGVDQQTGLPIVKVELSRTAASHFREMTSKNIGNPMGVMLVNITYDKVKNKDGSDKTVIDKTEKLINVATIQSALGSHFQITGLGQKEANNLALMIRSGALQVPVHIVQEQQIGPSLGKDNIEKGMISIVAALVAVIVFILIYYRVFGIIANIALVLNLLMIVAVMSIIPGATLTLPGIAGIVLNLGMSIDGNVLIFERIREEIRAGMPRQSAIHIGYEKAFTTIVDSNITTLIVAVILFFIGAGAVKGFAITLMIGIVTSMFTAVTVSRAMTNFVYGKRKKLEKISIGI, encoded by the coding sequence ATGGCAAAACATAAAACTCTTCCAGTGAATCAATTTCCATTATGGAAAAATTTATTAATAGTATTCATATTAGCATTGTCTTTATTCTATGCTTTACCAAATGTATTTGGTAAAAATCCAGCCTTGCAGGTTTCAGAGAAAGATTCAAATGTTACAGAACAAACCTTGTCTAAAGTAGAAGACATTCTAAAAAAAGATAAAATAGTTTATGAAAAAACATATATTGCTGATAATGAAAGTAATATTTCTATAGTATTTAATAATGTTGATGATCAACTATCAGCTAAAAAAGCTCTTAAAGACGAGTTAGGCGCTAATTATGTAATAGCTATGAATATGCTATCTAATTCTCCAGCATGGTTAACAGCATTAGGTGCTTCTCCAATGAATCTTGGTCTAGATTTAAGAGGTGGTATATACCTAATGTTAGAAGCAGATACGCAATCAGCAGTTAATGCTCAGTTAGACAACTCACTGAATATAGTTTTAAACTATCTTAAAGAAAAAAATATTTCTGTTAGTAATAGTAAAAAAGCTGAAGAAAAAGGAAATGCTGTAGATGTTCCCAAAAGCTATACACAAAATGGCTATTTTTCTGTTACGTTGGCTAATAACAATGATGCTCAATCTTTGGTTGATTACTTAAAAAATGATTATAAAAAGAATCAAGATTATCAAATAGCATATATGGTTAAAGGAAAAACAGTATATGTAACTTTTGATAGCGCAAAGATTTTACAACTTCAGCAGGATGCTATATCTCAAGTTGTTACAGTAATGAGAAATAGAGTTAATGCTTTAGGTGTTTCAGAGGCTTCTGTTGCTCAGGCAGGACAAAATAGAGTAGTCATAGAAATTCCAGGATTACAAGATGCTACACAAGCTAAACAAATTCTTGGTGGAACATCTACGGCTAATTTTTATTTAGTTCAACCTGTTACTAATAGATTAGCGACTGAAGAGCAAGGCTATAAAGTATATGAACTAGATAATGATAGCAGAGGATATAAGAGTTACTATAGCTTAAAAGGTCTACCAGTTGCTGGAGGTGCAGATATTATTAATGCTAATCCTGGAGTTGATCAACAAACAGGTCTACCAATTGTGAAAGTTGAACTAAGCCGTACAGCTGCGAGTCATTTTAGAGAGATGACTTCTAAGAATATTGGCAACCCTATGGGTGTTATGCTCGTAAACATAACTTACGATAAAGTTAAGAATAAAGATGGAAGTGATAAAACAGTTATAGATAAAACTGAAAAATTAATAAACGTTGCAACCATTCAATCTGCTTTAGGCTCACATTTTCAAATAACTGGTCTTGGACAAAAAGAGGCTAATAATCTAGCGTTAATGATTCGTTCTGGTGCATTACAAGTTCCAGTACATATTGTTCAAGAACAACAAATTGGTCCAAGTCTTGGTAAAGATAATATTGAAAAAGGTATGATTTCTATCGTTGCAGCATTAGTTGCAGTTATAGTTTTTATACTTATTTATTATAGAGTCTTTGGAATTATTGCAAATATTGCTTTAGTACTTAATCTATTAATGATTGTAGCAGTTATGTCAATTATTCCAGGAGCAACTTTAACTCTTCCAGGAATAGCTGGTATAGTTCTAAACCTTGGTATGTCTATAGATGGTAACGTTCTTATTTTTGAAAGGATTAGAGAAGAGATAAGAGCAGGAATGCCAAGACAGTCTGCTATACATATTGGTTATGAAAAAGCATTTACAACTATTGTTGACTCAAACATCACTACATTGATAGTCGCTGTAATCCTTTTCTTCATAGGTGCTGGTGCTGTTAAAGGATTCGCTATAACTCTGATGATAGGTATTGTAACTTCTATGTTTACTGCCGTTACAGTTTCAAGAGCTATGACAAACTTTGTTTATGGTAAGAGAAAGAAATTAGAAAAAATCTCTATAGGTATATAA
- the ansA gene encoding asparaginase, which yields MENLSHKKILILYTGGTIGMVSTDRGYDVEEGYLTKTIDGIRNFYDYNMPQFVIKEYPVLIDSSNIKPNNWITLVSDIIKYYNDYDGFVILHGTDTLAYTASVLSFMLGEIQKPVIVTGSQIPISQIRSDATFNILNSLIFACSDKIKEVCVYFNHKLRRGNRTTKADATGFDAFLSPNYPSLAYVGIDLNLKEKRLWTRQPDSTIASLERNLEIPKIAMLSIFPGMEYDILETILEPPLQGLILKTYGAGNMANDPSVHKILAKANDRGVVIVNCTQCMYGSVKMSAYKTSNGLVDAGVVSGYDMTDEAALGKLFYLLSRKETSQNEIKKAFNISLQGEVTIP from the coding sequence ATGGAAAATTTAAGTCATAAAAAAATATTAATATTATATACAGGTGGAACTATTGGTATGGTTAGTACTGATAGAGGGTATGATGTTGAAGAAGGATATCTCACAAAAACAATTGATGGAATTCGGAATTTTTATGACTATAATATGCCTCAATTTGTTATTAAAGAGTATCCTGTACTTATAGACTCATCAAACATTAAGCCTAACAACTGGATCACTTTAGTATCTGATATTATTAAATACTATAATGATTATGATGGCTTTGTTATTTTACATGGTACAGATACATTAGCTTATACCGCATCCGTATTATCTTTTATGCTAGGAGAAATACAAAAGCCCGTTATAGTGACTGGATCACAAATACCTATTTCACAAATTAGATCTGATGCAACATTTAATATATTAAATAGTCTTATTTTTGCATGTAGTGATAAGATTAAAGAAGTATGTGTTTATTTTAATCATAAGCTAAGAAGAGGAAATAGAACAACAAAAGCAGATGCCACTGGTTTTGATGCTTTTCTTTCCCCAAACTATCCATCATTAGCATATGTTGGAATAGACCTAAATCTTAAAGAAAAAAGATTATGGACTCGTCAACCAGATTCTACTATAGCGTCTTTAGAAAGGAACTTGGAAATTCCTAAAATAGCTATGTTAAGTATTTTCCCAGGTATGGAGTATGATATTTTAGAAACAATTTTAGAACCACCTTTACAAGGCCTTATTTTAAAAACTTATGGTGCTGGGAATATGGCTAATGATCCTAGTGTTCATAAAATATTAGCTAAGGCTAATGATAGAGGGGTTGTTATTGTTAATTGTACTCAATGTATGTACGGAAGTGTGAAAATGAGTGCGTATAAAACCTCAAACGGATTAGTTGATGCTGGTGTTGTTTCTGGATATGATATGACAGATGAAGCAGCTCTTGGAAAACTATTTTATTTACTTAGTCGAAAAGAAACCTCTCAAAATGAAATAAAAAAAGCTTTTAATATAAGTTTGCAAGGAGAGGTTACTATTCCATAA
- a CDS encoding carbonic anhydrase codes for MSDIKELLEGNRKWAKNIKEVDPEFFNTLSKGQAPEYLWIGCSDSRVPANQICGLIPGDVFVHRNVANIVSLTDLNCLSVLQYAVEVLKVKKIIVCGHYSCGGVETIVKCRQFGLIDNWLTSIQEIKEKNIELIEKTLEHLKHDKELYESAMVDIMCELNALHQAINLCKTTVVKTAWNKGFNFTIHSAIYGIKDGKLHQISQGIGSREEMNIAYKDAIEGIRARYLVL; via the coding sequence ATGAGTGATATTAAAGAACTATTAGAAGGTAATAGAAAATGGGCAAAGAATATAAAAGAAGTTGACCCTGAATTTTTTAATACTTTATCAAAAGGCCAAGCTCCAGAATATTTATGGATAGGATGTTCTGATAGTAGAGTCCCTGCAAACCAAATATGTGGCTTAATACCTGGGGATGTTTTTGTTCATCGTAATGTAGCAAATATAGTTTCATTAACAGATCTGAATTGTCTTTCTGTACTTCAATATGCAGTAGAAGTTTTAAAAGTTAAAAAAATAATTGTCTGTGGACATTACTCTTGTGGTGGAGTAGAAACTATTGTTAAATGCAGACAGTTTGGGCTTATAGATAATTGGCTAACATCAATTCAGGAAATTAAAGAGAAAAATATAGAGCTTATAGAAAAAACTTTAGAACATTTAAAACATGATAAAGAGCTCTATGAAAGTGCTATGGTTGATATTATGTGTGAGCTAAATGCTTTACATCAAGCAATTAACTTATGTAAAACAACAGTTGTTAAAACTGCTTGGAATAAAGGGTTTAATTTTACTATTCATTCAGCTATTTATGGTATTAAGGATGGTAAACTTCATCAAATTAGTCAAGGTATTGGTTCAAGAGAAGAGATGAATATTGCGTATAAAGATGCAATCGAAGGAATAAGAGCTAGATACTTAGTTCTTTAA
- the aroA gene encoding 3-phosphoshikimate 1-carboxyvinyltransferase, giving the protein MKNFIPISNSNINKKVHLDGSKSISNRVLIIAAMANGVSQIKNLPNSADVLACVNALKEFGFNVEHSQERKTLKIEGLAGSFQNKDAKIFCNESGTLTRFITPMCAVQKSGNYYIYATKRMMERPMSDQLSALVELGMNVSYEHHELSLPMTIHANGLLGGKIKIDGAKSSQFASGLLMAGAYMDKGLELESLSDHKQPYLEMTAKVMAEFGVKVAVDRNVYKIEKSTFIAQNEYVIEPDVSTASYFWAVAAITNSKVKVMNVSKNSKQGDIKFVEALEAMGCKVNYESDGIEVIGTNTLKGINIDMRNFSDTFMTLSIIACFADSDTHISGLTHTRGQESDRVAAIEEGLKKLGIYVETTKDTILISPARSKLRAGEVYSHNDHRIAMSLALLGLKQEGIIIDKSEAVSKTCPDYFERMRELIG; this is encoded by the coding sequence ATGAAAAATTTTATACCTATATCAAATAGTAATATAAATAAAAAAGTACATTTAGATGGTTCAAAGAGTATTTCAAATAGAGTATTAATTATTGCAGCTATGGCTAATGGAGTTTCACAGATAAAAAATCTCCCTAATAGTGCTGATGTTCTAGCATGTGTTAATGCTTTAAAAGAGTTTGGATTTAATGTTGAACATTCTCAAGAAAGAAAAACTTTAAAAATAGAAGGATTAGCTGGGAGTTTTCAAAATAAAGATGCAAAAATATTTTGTAATGAATCTGGTACTTTGACTAGGTTTATTACTCCAATGTGCGCAGTACAGAAATCTGGTAATTATTATATTTACGCAACAAAAAGAATGATGGAAAGGCCCATGTCTGATCAGCTAAGTGCTTTAGTAGAACTTGGAATGAATGTCAGCTATGAACATCATGAATTGTCTTTACCAATGACTATCCATGCTAATGGACTACTTGGTGGTAAGATTAAGATTGATGGTGCTAAAAGTAGTCAGTTTGCTTCAGGGTTATTAATGGCTGGGGCATATATGGACAAAGGATTAGAGTTAGAATCATTATCTGACCATAAGCAACCATATTTAGAAATGACAGCAAAAGTGATGGCAGAGTTTGGAGTAAAGGTTGCCGTAGATAGAAATGTTTATAAAATAGAGAAATCAACCTTTATAGCACAAAATGAATATGTAATAGAGCCTGATGTTTCAACAGCATCTTATTTTTGGGCAGTTGCTGCTATAACAAATTCTAAAGTCAAAGTAATGAATGTTTCTAAAAATTCCAAACAAGGAGATATAAAATTTGTAGAAGCATTAGAAGCAATGGGCTGTAAAGTTAATTATGAGAGTGATGGAATAGAAGTAATTGGCACAAATACTTTAAAAGGTATAAATATCGATATGAGAAACTTTTCAGATACTTTTATGACCTTATCAATTATAGCTTGTTTTGCTGATTCTGATACTCATATATCTGGTTTAACTCATACAAGAGGACAAGAGTCAGATAGGGTTGCCGCAATAGAAGAAGGGCTTAAAAAATTGGGAATTTATGTTGAAACTACTAAAGATACTATATTAATTTCTCCAGCTAGAAGTAAATTAAGAGCAGGTGAGGTTTATAGTCATAATGACCATAGAATAGCAATGTCCTTGGCTTTATTAGGCTTAAAACAAGAAGGAATAATTATAGATAAATCAGAAGCAGTATCAAAAACTTGTCCTGATTATTTTGAAAGGATGAGAGAGTTAATAGGCTAG
- a CDS encoding SH3 domain-containing protein, with protein sequence MKKIISFSLMLVALVCSYGFASSNVAEDSSCKDDKKHKEIYVNIYAKNSNDAEVVSKLLPKSDTNYTVFYCTENSWCEIVNQENGNTGWINMEELKKAEEAYMKQNQKKIMFQKMISHMHSQDKRIEQLEIQIVNMQKELVSILQAQQQQINRLSQGRY encoded by the coding sequence GTGAAAAAAATAATTAGTTTTTCTTTAATGCTAGTTGCTTTAGTGTGTAGTTATGGTTTTGCAAGCTCTAATGTAGCTGAAGATAGCAGTTGTAAAGATGATAAAAAACATAAAGAAATTTATGTAAATATTTATGCTAAAAACTCTAATGATGCTGAAGTAGTAAGTAAGTTATTACCAAAATCAGATACAAACTATACAGTTTTCTATTGTACAGAAAATAGCTGGTGTGAAATTGTAAATCAAGAAAATGGAAACACTGGTTGGATTAATATGGAAGAGCTTAAGAAGGCTGAAGAAGCTTATATGAAACAAAATCAAAAGAAGATAATGTTTCAAAAAATGATAAGTCATATGCATTCACAAGATAAAAGAATAGAGCAATTAGAAATACAAATTGTTAATATGCAAAAAGAACTTGTTTCTATATTGCAAGCGCAACAACAACAAATAAATAGATTAAGTCAGGGGCGCTATTAA
- a CDS encoding LPS-assembly lipoprotein LptE — MTKNYLKNLIAVFIMSIILISCGFHPRGVGGDGPQIRGIKFYINTNNFNEYANSLIRTLRSSRAQIVNNPKDAQYVINLQNVNKGSQLTSVVGGASNNTYLLSLTVSYNVVIPVENTEQSNNTEQSNNTEQSNNTEQSNNTEQSNNTEQSNNTEQSNNTEQDNNTEQDNKDNIKVIEIIPNKTISAQQYWQSNSGMQLAQNAEANRVYDNLQTTVTNNMITQIATLLPNTNGTKASSPISKRKR; from the coding sequence ATGACAAAAAATTATCTTAAAAATCTTATAGCTGTTTTTATTATGTCAATCATACTTATTAGTTGTGGTTTTCATCCAAGAGGTGTCGGCGGTGATGGTCCACAGATTAGAGGTATAAAATTCTACATTAATACAAATAATTTTAATGAATATGCAAATAGCTTAATTCGTACACTCAGAAGTTCTAGAGCGCAAATAGTTAATAATCCTAAAGATGCACAATATGTAATTAATTTACAAAATGTTAATAAAGGAAGTCAATTAACAAGTGTAGTTGGTGGAGCATCAAATAATACTTATTTATTAAGCTTAACGGTCTCATATAATGTAGTCATACCTGTTGAAAATACTGAACAAAGCAATAATACTGAACAAAGCAATAATACTGAGCAAAGCAATAATACTGAGCAAAGCAATAATACTGAGCAAAGCAATAATACTGAGCAAAGCAATAATACTGAGCAAAGCAATAATACTGAGCAAGACAATAATACTGAGCAAGACAATAAAGATAATATTAAAGTAATAGAAATTATTCCTAATAAGACTATAAGTGCTCAACAATATTGGCAAAGTAACTCTGGTATGCAATTAGCTCAGAATGCTGAAGCTAATAGAGTTTATGATAATTTACAAACTACTGTAACAAATAATATGATTACTCAAATAGCTACTTTACTACCTAATACTAATGGGACGAAAGCTTCTTCTCCAATTAGTAAAAGAAAACGTTAA
- the rpoH gene encoding RNA polymerase sigma factor RpoH, whose protein sequence is MSSDKKFLPVKTKTLPVVSDNNLSGYLSYINKLPILSEKEEYELAQKYRHEKDIDAAQKLVLAHLRFVAKIARSFSGYGLSTADLIQEGNIGLMKAVSKFDPDQGVRLVSFAVHWIKAEMHDYVLKNWKIVKVATTKSQRKLFFNLRSSKDKLGWLNNQDVKEIAEELGVKEETVIEMEKRMCQGDTSLDLPYQNDDGQENNQESLYLEDKSSNIEHQIVQQDYYDNFKTVIKDVLGGFDSRTKDIILSRYLIEKKATLQDLAKKYNISAERVRQIEEEALIKLKKAIKNRT, encoded by the coding sequence ATGAGCAGTGATAAAAAATTTTTACCCGTTAAAACAAAGACTCTACCTGTAGTATCAGATAATAATTTATCAGGCTACTTAAGTTATATTAACAAGCTTCCTATTTTATCTGAAAAAGAAGAATATGAATTAGCTCAAAAGTATAGGCATGAAAAAGATATTGATGCCGCACAAAAACTAGTTTTGGCTCATTTAAGATTTGTTGCCAAAATTGCTAGAAGCTTTTCAGGTTATGGACTATCAACAGCAGATTTGATCCAAGAAGGAAATATTGGATTAATGAAGGCGGTAAGTAAATTTGATCCAGATCAAGGAGTTAGGCTAGTTTCATTTGCAGTTCATTGGATAAAAGCTGAAATGCATGATTATGTGCTTAAAAATTGGAAGATAGTTAAAGTTGCAACAACTAAGTCACAAAGAAAGCTATTTTTTAATCTAAGAAGCAGTAAAGATAAACTAGGCTGGTTAAATAATCAAGACGTGAAAGAAATAGCTGAAGAACTTGGAGTAAAAGAAGAAACAGTTATTGAGATGGAAAAAAGAATGTGTCAAGGTGACACTAGTTTAGACTTACCATATCAAAATGATGATGGACAAGAGAATAATCAAGAAAGTTTGTATCTAGAAGATAAATCATCAAATATTGAACATCAGATTGTACAGCAAGATTATTATGATAATTTCAAAACTGTGATTAAAGATGTTCTTGGGGGATTTGATAGCCGAACTAAAGATATTATTCTATCTAGATATCTTATTGAGAAAAAAGCAACGCTACAAGATTTAGCAAAAAAATATAATATTTCAGCAGAAAGGGTTAGACAAATAGAAGAGGAAGCCTTAATAAAACTAAAAAAAGCTATTAAAAATCGGACTTAA
- the secF gene encoding protein translocase subunit SecF, with translation MEFFKKKTQIDFLGIKKYTTAFSAILIILSLFFIFTKGLNLGLDFTGGYQMQVHLNKSQTAGELTFELDKIGYKNSNITTFGENNGFLIKLPPQESKASSDSIETIQQEMKANIEKAINGDVQSINYIGPQVGKELASNGILAILLALICILIYISARFEMKFGISACLALLHDPIVILGVFAAFQLEFDLTVLAAILAVIGYSLNDTVVIYDRVRENFRKMRKASVTEVVNSAINDTLSRTILTSGLTMLVVVILYLFGGASVHNFSLALILGIIVGTYSSIYVAGVIAVALGLNRESLLPKQISKNLEDI, from the coding sequence ATGGAATTTTTTAAGAAAAAAACACAAATAGATTTCCTTGGAATAAAAAAATATACAACAGCTTTTTCAGCTATATTAATTATATTATCTTTGTTCTTTATTTTTACAAAAGGACTTAATTTGGGGCTAGATTTTACAGGTGGTTACCAAATGCAAGTTCATTTAAATAAATCACAAACTGCTGGTGAACTAACTTTTGAACTGGATAAGATTGGGTATAAAAATTCTAATATTACAACTTTTGGTGAGAATAATGGTTTTCTAATTAAACTTCCTCCTCAAGAAAGTAAAGCAAGTTCAGATAGTATTGAAACTATTCAACAGGAAATGAAAGCTAACATTGAGAAAGCAATCAATGGAGATGTTCAGAGTATAAATTATATTGGTCCACAAGTTGGTAAAGAGCTAGCAAGCAACGGAATTTTAGCAATACTTTTAGCACTTATATGTATTTTAATTTATATAAGCGCTAGGTTTGAAATGAAATTTGGAATAAGTGCATGTTTAGCTTTATTACATGACCCTATAGTTATTTTAGGAGTTTTTGCAGCATTCCAATTAGAGTTTGATTTAACTGTATTAGCAGCTATATTAGCTGTTATAGGCTACTCACTAAATGATACAGTTGTTATTTATGATAGGGTTAGAGAGAACTTTAGAAAAATGCGTAAAGCTTCTGTAACAGAAGTTGTTAATAGTGCTATCAATGATACATTATCACGTACAATTTTGACTTCAGGGCTTACTATGCTAGTAGTAGTTATCCTGTATTTGTTTGGTGGGGCATCTGTTCATAACTTTTCATTAGCTCTTATCTTAGGTATTATTGTTGGAACTTATTCTTCTATATACGTTGCCGGTGTAATTGCCGTTGCTTTGGGTCTTAATAGAGAATCTTTATTACCAAAACAAATTTCAAAAAATCTAGAAGATATCTAA
- a CDS encoding MFS transporter, with the protein MKKTLLLLLTPIIAMCVLSFGNGFFTTFSTIELNSMGHSHIAIGIISAAYFLGLTAGPYFSQYTIVRVGYIRAFSLFASAMAISTLLLGIFKGMVVWMILRFICGYSLAALFVIVESWCLLSTDKKSRGTIFSIYLFIYYGTQAFSQLMLNFHFSDLLLAYCFVSTLCSVSIIFMCFTKTVAPAPASEEVNSPMKIIKAVPLGMIAGFTGGILLGSIYSMLPLFLINVSNDQNIVSIIMMTTLLGGMLLQIPIGKISDMIDRRLVMLIVSISLVIASLLVCIFYHVLPILIIVMFLFGGGAFVIYPLAISHSSDFLEEDQILNAIGLITIFYGLGSILGPIIISIFTDVIGSIGFFIIIGIASTLLSLYILYRLRVRPKSSEEETSQFTIVTPESATFSEAQEIVSDRLVES; encoded by the coding sequence ATGAAAAAGACTTTACTTCTGCTACTAACGCCAATAATTGCAATGTGCGTTCTTTCTTTTGGAAATGGTTTCTTTACAACCTTTTCTACAATAGAGCTTAATAGTATGGGGCATTCTCATATAGCTATAGGTATAATCTCGGCAGCATATTTTCTAGGTTTAACTGCTGGACCCTATTTCTCTCAATATACTATTGTAAGAGTAGGATATATTAGAGCATTTTCTTTATTTGCATCTGCAATGGCAATAAGTACTTTACTATTAGGTATCTTTAAAGGAATGGTCGTATGGATGATTTTAAGGTTTATATGTGGTTATTCCTTGGCAGCCTTATTTGTAATAGTTGAAAGTTGGTGCTTATTATCTACAGATAAAAAAAGCAGAGGGACTATCTTTTCAATATATTTATTTATATATTATGGAACTCAAGCTTTTAGCCAATTAATGCTAAATTTCCATTTTAGTGATTTATTATTAGCATACTGTTTTGTTTCTACTTTATGTAGTGTATCCATTATTTTTATGTGCTTTACAAAAACAGTAGCTCCAGCTCCAGCTTCTGAAGAAGTAAATTCTCCTATGAAGATTATAAAAGCAGTACCTTTAGGAATGATTGCTGGATTTACTGGAGGAATTCTTTTAGGATCTATTTATTCAATGTTACCTTTATTTTTAATAAATGTATCAAATGATCAAAATATAGTATCCATTATTATGATGACTACCTTATTAGGAGGAATGTTACTTCAAATACCTATTGGTAAAATATCGGATATGATTGATAGAAGACTTGTCATGTTAATCGTTAGTATTAGTCTTGTAATCGCCTCTTTACTAGTATGTATTTTTTATCATGTGTTACCAATACTTATAATAGTTATGTTTTTATTTGGCGGAGGAGCATTTGTAATATATCCATTAGCAATAAGTCACTCTAGTGATTTTTTAGAAGAAGATCAGATATTAAATGCAATTGGTCTAATTACAATATTTTATGGATTAGGATCGATATTGGGTCCAATTATTATTTCTATATTTACAGATGTTATAGGAAGTATAGGATTTTTCATTATAATAGGAATTGCTTCTACTTTGCTATCTTTATATATTCTTTATAGATTACGTGTTAGACCTAAATCTTCAGAAGAAGAGACTTCTCAATTTACAATAGTTACACCAGAAAGTGCAACATTTAGTGAAGCTCAAGAGATTGTATCTGATAGATTAGTAGAATCTTAA
- a CDS encoding copper homeostasis protein CutC, whose translation MYIEVITTNTLDSQQAEKLNIDRIELVENLKVGGLTPNIDIILSVCNSVNIPVNVMLRSHANSFTYSNEDMSVMLKDLEKIKKTKANGIVFGCLDKNGDIDEEKLKIIIDKKEHLDLTFHRAIDETHDYFKALKTLTKYDIKTILTSGHHKSALDGKDNLIKAKNILLGSNIQLLAGAGLKESNIFEFIKNTKISDLHLGSGARLNNVFENDFNKYFLKKLKY comes from the coding sequence ATGTATATAGAAGTTATAACAACTAATACCTTAGATTCCCAACAAGCTGAGAAATTAAATATTGATAGAATAGAGCTGGTAGAGAATTTAAAAGTTGGTGGATTAACTCCAAATATAGATATAATTTTATCAGTTTGCAACTCAGTTAACATTCCTGTAAATGTAATGCTTAGATCTCATGCTAATAGCTTTACTTATAGTAATGAAGATATGTCCGTAATGTTAAAAGACTTAGAAAAAATAAAAAAAACTAAAGCTAATGGCATCGTATTTGGATGTTTAGATAAGAATGGTGATATTGATGAAGAAAAGTTAAAAATAATAATAGATAAAAAAGAACATCTTGATCTAACCTTCCATAGAGCTATAGACGAAACACATGACTATTTTAAAGCACTAAAAACATTAACTAAATATGATATAAAAACTATTCTTACATCAGGACATCATAAGTCTGCATTAGATGGAAAAGATAATTTAATAAAAGCAAAAAATATTTTATTAGGCTCAAATATACAGCTTCTTGCTGGTGCTGGACTTAAAGAATCAAATATATTTGAATTTATTAAAAATACTAAAATCTCTGACTTACATCTTGGTTCTGGAGCTAGGTTAAATAATGTTTTTGAGAATGATTTCAATAAATATTTTCTAAAAAAGCTGAAATATTAA